The following proteins are co-located in the Noviherbaspirillum sp. UKPF54 genome:
- a CDS encoding triacylglycerol lipase: MKRAASTLAHAAVAASVLALAPSAFAANNYPVILVHGFLGFGPDELQGTGFKYWGGYNDVEAHMKTYNGSHLVRTASVGPVSSNWDRAVELYYQIKGGCADYGAQRTAQFAAYGKIQKPAGKCWAADPDNNPNHYPVALYPQWDAAHPIHLVSHSQGGQTVRTLIQLLENGSPNGDEGGGALYAGGKIGWIKSATTIATPHNGTTLRDVIIDYVPKVSELAGDIIQVAGLGGANAVYGFDLEQYGLAQGPAESFSDFIERTKGAPFWSLSNRDSAQWELGPDGAKALNSWVKTSPNVYYYSIGGKATEQGSFCCNSTDRLIAPFQSSSYQYARDDMIFFMKNTAGEWVVPSLFVPGMGSYTQTDPSRVLIDSSWFANDGVVNTVSMKSPSGQPVRNYDGTSVRGTWNYLGYYNQYDHFDVIGWQLPGYAVYPIYDNISTILFGL, encoded by the coding sequence TTGAAACGAGCGGCCAGCACTTTGGCGCACGCCGCCGTCGCGGCATCCGTGCTTGCGCTGGCGCCATCGGCATTTGCGGCCAATAACTACCCGGTGATCCTGGTGCATGGCTTTCTCGGCTTCGGTCCCGATGAATTGCAGGGCACCGGCTTCAAGTACTGGGGCGGCTACAACGATGTCGAAGCGCACATGAAGACCTACAACGGCTCGCATCTGGTGCGCACGGCGAGCGTCGGCCCGGTCAGCTCGAACTGGGACCGCGCCGTCGAGCTGTACTACCAGATCAAGGGCGGCTGCGCTGACTACGGCGCCCAGCGCACCGCCCAGTTCGCCGCCTACGGCAAGATCCAGAAACCGGCCGGCAAATGCTGGGCCGCCGATCCCGACAACAACCCCAACCATTACCCGGTCGCGCTGTATCCGCAGTGGGATGCGGCGCACCCGATCCACCTGGTGTCGCACAGCCAGGGCGGGCAAACCGTGCGCACCCTGATCCAGCTGCTGGAAAACGGCTCGCCCAACGGCGACGAGGGCGGTGGCGCGCTCTACGCCGGCGGCAAGATCGGCTGGATCAAGAGCGCCACCACCATCGCCACCCCGCACAACGGCACCACCCTGCGCGACGTGATCATCGATTACGTGCCCAAGGTATCGGAACTGGCCGGCGACATCATCCAGGTGGCCGGATTGGGCGGCGCCAATGCCGTGTATGGCTTCGATCTGGAGCAATACGGATTGGCGCAGGGGCCGGCGGAATCGTTCAGCGATTTCATCGAGCGCACCAAGGGCGCGCCGTTCTGGTCCTTGTCCAACCGCGATTCGGCGCAGTGGGAACTGGGCCCGGACGGCGCGAAGGCGTTGAACAGCTGGGTCAAGACATCGCCCAACGTGTACTACTACTCGATCGGCGGCAAGGCGACCGAACAGGGCAGCTTCTGCTGCAATTCGACCGACCGCCTCATCGCGCCGTTCCAGAGCTCCAGCTACCAGTATGCGCGCGACGACATGATCTTTTTCATGAAGAACACCGCCGGCGAATGGGTGGTGCCCTCGCTTTTTGTGCCTGGCATGGGATCGTATACGCAGACCGATCCGAGCCGCGTGCTGATCGACAGCAGCTGGTTTGCGAATGATGGCGTGGTCAACACGGTCAGCATGAAGTCGCCGTCCGGGCAACCGGTGCGCAATTACGACGGCACCTCGGTGCGCGGTACCTGGAACTACCTCGGCTACTACAACCAGTACGATCACTTCGACGTGATCGGCTGGCAGTTGCCGGGTTATGCGGTCTACCCGATCTACGACAATATCTCGACCATCCTGTTTGGCCTGTAA
- the clsB gene encoding cardiolipin synthase ClsB, with translation MSQPWISGNKFTLLENGESFFPRVFEAIATARHEVLVETFILLDDKVGQGLQAAILTAARRGVQVDLTVDGFGSHDLPQEFIAALVAAGVRVHMYGPVPRLLRHISYFRRLHRKLLVVDGTRAFVGGINFSAEHLVHDGPGAKQDYAVEVEGPVVAEIHRFMHAAIETGEHAPRRCRCPRQEAAPRGEADAVFMWRDNGEHRNDIERQYRLALRLARRRVVIANAYFFPGYSFLRDLRQAARRGVEVSLILQGNPDMPIVQTAAAMLYEHLLHGGVQIFEYCARPLHSKVALVDDEWATVGSSNLDPLSLAFNLEANLLIRDRAFNRVLDERLQRLMARHCRQIDVRDLNESKAWRKVRSFFLFHLLRRYPYWAGRLPAHAPRLALLQPQARSDAADGLDETACP, from the coding sequence TTGAGCCAGCCATGGATTAGCGGTAATAAATTCACGCTTCTTGAAAATGGAGAGTCATTCTTTCCGCGCGTATTCGAGGCTATTGCCACCGCGCGGCACGAAGTGCTGGTCGAAACCTTCATCCTGCTCGACGACAAGGTCGGACAAGGCTTGCAGGCGGCAATCCTGACGGCGGCGCGGCGCGGCGTGCAAGTCGACTTGACGGTCGATGGCTTCGGCTCGCACGACTTGCCGCAGGAATTCATTGCCGCGCTGGTGGCCGCCGGCGTGCGGGTGCATATGTACGGGCCGGTGCCGCGCTTGTTGCGGCACATCAGCTATTTCCGTCGCCTGCACCGCAAGCTGCTGGTAGTGGACGGCACGCGCGCCTTTGTCGGCGGCATCAATTTTTCCGCCGAACATCTGGTGCATGACGGTCCCGGCGCCAAGCAGGATTACGCGGTCGAAGTCGAAGGGCCGGTCGTGGCCGAGATCCATCGCTTCATGCATGCCGCCATCGAAACCGGCGAGCACGCTCCGCGGCGCTGCCGCTGCCCGCGCCAGGAAGCGGCACCGCGCGGCGAGGCCGATGCGGTCTTCATGTGGCGCGACAATGGCGAACATCGCAACGACATCGAACGGCAGTACCGCCTGGCGCTGCGCCTGGCGCGCCGGCGCGTGGTGATCGCGAATGCCTACTTTTTCCCTGGTTACAGTTTTTTGCGAGACTTGCGCCAAGCCGCGCGGCGCGGCGTCGAAGTCTCCCTGATCTTGCAGGGTAATCCCGACATGCCGATCGTACAGACCGCCGCCGCCATGCTCTACGAGCACCTGCTGCACGGCGGGGTGCAAATCTTCGAGTACTGCGCCCGGCCCCTGCACAGCAAGGTGGCGCTGGTCGATGACGAATGGGCCACCGTCGGCTCCAGCAATCTGGACCCGCTCAGCCTGGCGTTCAACCTGGAAGCCAACCTGCTGATCCGCGACCGCGCGTTCAACCGCGTGCTCGACGAACGGTTGCAGCGGCTCATGGCCCGGCATTGCCGTCAGATCGACGTGCGCGATCTGAACGAGTCGAAGGCCTGGCGCAAGGTGCGCAGCTTTTTCCTATTCCACCTGCTGCGGCGCTATCCTTATTGGGCCGGGCGCCTGCCGGCGCACGCGCCGCGGCTGGCGCTGCTGCAGCCGCAGGCGCGCAGCGACGCCGCCGACGGGCTGGACGAGACGGCCTGCCCATGA
- a CDS encoding lysylphosphatidylglycerol synthase domain-containing protein: MSEAQHSAPRPPPGPRSPRAWWPLARRVLTLAFFILVAWLLVLQARSVDWAEVLASLRQRPAQGVMGAVALGVASYLLYCCFDLLGRYSTGHTVPTRQVMVVNFISYAFNLNLGSLVGAVAFRYRMYSVLGLDAQTVTGVVAMSMLTNWLGYVLLAGLAFWIVPPALPPGWRLDLAGLRALGALLCVAVVAYMWLCARAHRRVWRVCGHDLVLPSLRIALLQLAMSTVNWLLIAVLLFILLQQKVAFFTVLNVMLVAAIAGVVAHIPASLGVLEGVFVVLLADQLPKSEVLAALLAYRTIYYLVPLALAIPAYLLFEARARRAERMA, translated from the coding sequence ATGAGCGAAGCGCAGCATTCCGCGCCGCGCCCGCCACCGGGCCCTCGCTCGCCGCGCGCATGGTGGCCGCTCGCGCGGCGCGTGCTGACGCTGGCGTTTTTCATCCTGGTCGCCTGGCTGCTCGTGCTCCAGGCGCGCTCGGTGGACTGGGCCGAGGTGCTGGCCTCGCTGCGCCAGCGCCCGGCGCAGGGAGTGATGGGCGCGGTGGCGCTGGGCGTGGCGAGTTACCTGCTGTATTGCTGCTTCGACTTGCTGGGGCGTTACAGCACCGGGCACACGGTGCCGACGCGCCAGGTCATGGTGGTCAATTTCATCAGCTATGCGTTCAACCTCAATCTCGGTTCGCTGGTCGGCGCCGTGGCCTTTCGCTACCGCATGTACTCGGTGCTCGGGCTGGATGCGCAAACCGTCACCGGCGTGGTGGCGATGAGCATGCTGACCAACTGGCTGGGCTATGTGCTGCTGGCCGGCCTGGCCTTCTGGATCGTGCCGCCGGCGCTCCCGCCCGGGTGGCGGCTCGACCTCGCCGGCTTGCGCGCGCTTGGCGCGCTGTTGTGCGTGGCGGTCGTCGCATACATGTGGCTGTGCGCGCGCGCCCACCGTCGGGTCTGGCGCGTGTGCGGGCATGACCTGGTGTTGCCGTCGCTGCGCATCGCGCTGCTGCAGCTGGCCATGTCGACGGTCAACTGGCTGCTGATCGCGGTGCTGCTGTTCATTCTCCTGCAGCAAAAGGTTGCCTTCTTTACCGTGCTCAACGTGATGCTGGTGGCGGCCATCGCCGGCGTCGTCGCGCACATTCCCGCCAGTCTCGGCGTGCTCGAAGGCGTGTTTGTCGTGCTGCTGGCGGATCAATTGCCTAAGAGCGAGGTGCTGGCCGCCTTGCTCGCGTATCGCACCATTTACTATCTGGTGCCGCTGGCGCTGGCGATTCCAGCCTACTTGCTGTTCGAGGCGCGCGCGCGGCGCGCCGAGCGCATGGCATAA
- a CDS encoding FRG domain-containing protein: MTITAIPIASVGDLSREVLALASENRKWLFRGQTDSDWNLMPSVQRGYSAQQERYLTNEFRVRARSRHIACPQSDDYPGWLALMQHYGLPTRLLDWTYSPLIAAFFSVHPDYSAAGLGACDACVWALDARKLNESQGFEPLIFPLDASSYEPLIVPAFKNRDELGTVGVAMAIEHDPRIQLQQGAFTIHSCRTPINLMDGADTWLRKLVIDRSRVAAFFEELTALGIRKYTLFPDLSALTSELKSMHRPADEES; this comes from the coding sequence ATGACAATCACCGCCATCCCCATCGCCAGCGTCGGCGACCTGTCGCGCGAAGTGCTGGCGCTGGCGTCGGAAAACCGGAAGTGGCTGTTTCGTGGCCAAACCGATTCCGATTGGAACCTCATGCCGAGCGTGCAACGCGGCTACTCGGCACAGCAGGAACGCTACCTGACCAACGAATTCCGCGTGCGCGCGCGCAGCCGGCACATCGCCTGCCCGCAAAGCGACGATTACCCGGGCTGGCTTGCGCTCATGCAGCACTATGGGCTGCCGACGCGCTTGCTGGATTGGACTTATTCGCCGCTGATCGCTGCCTTTTTCTCGGTCCATCCCGATTATTCCGCGGCCGGGTTGGGCGCCTGCGACGCCTGCGTCTGGGCACTGGATGCAAGGAAACTGAACGAATCGCAGGGTTTCGAGCCATTGATCTTTCCGCTCGACGCCTCGTCCTACGAGCCGCTCATCGTGCCTGCATTCAAGAATCGGGACGAGCTCGGCACCGTGGGCGTGGCTATGGCGATCGAGCACGATCCCCGCATCCAGCTGCAGCAGGGGGCGTTTACGATCCATTCCTGCCGCACGCCGATCAACTTGATGGATGGGGCCGACACCTGGCTGCGCAAGCTCGTCATCGACCGCTCCCGTGTTGCGGCCTTCTTTGAAGAGCTTACCGCACTGGGTATCAGAAAATACACGCTGTTTCCGGATCTTTCCGCGCTCACTTCGGAACTAAAGTCCATGCACCGCCCGGCGGACGAAGAAAGCTGA
- a CDS encoding trans-aconitate 2-methyltransferase, producing the protein MNRESYNKIALEWDNARKGFFGRERAYLDAVLEAAPEGATILDLGCGTGRPMAEYAVSRGYRIIGVDQSESLLALAQARLPQERWILASIETVDIRDAYAGAILWDSLFHIRRSEHEAVLAEVVGNLPRGGRLMATVGGSEHPPFTDLMFGQRFFYDSHAPAQAERILRSLGCRLVLAEFMNVPDGAADKGRYAIVAERT; encoded by the coding sequence ATGAACCGGGAGTCATACAACAAGATTGCGCTGGAATGGGACAACGCGCGGAAAGGCTTTTTCGGGCGGGAACGCGCCTACCTCGATGCCGTGCTGGAGGCCGCGCCCGAGGGGGCAACGATTCTCGACCTGGGATGCGGCACGGGACGCCCGATGGCGGAATACGCGGTATCGCGGGGCTACCGCATTATTGGCGTGGACCAGTCGGAATCCTTGCTCGCTCTGGCGCAGGCCCGCCTCCCGCAGGAGCGCTGGATCCTTGCATCGATTGAAACCGTCGATATCCGCGACGCGTATGCGGGAGCTATTCTCTGGGACTCGCTGTTTCATATACGGCGTTCCGAACACGAAGCCGTATTGGCGGAGGTGGTCGGCAACCTGCCGCGAGGCGGACGCCTCATGGCGACCGTGGGAGGATCGGAGCATCCTCCGTTCACGGACCTCATGTTCGGACAGCGCTTCTTCTATGATTCTCATGCGCCGGCACAGGCCGAACGAATCCTGCGCAGCCTTGGCTGCCGGCTGGTGCTTGCCGAGTTCATGAACGTGCCGGACGGCGCCGCGGACAAGGGCCGCTACGCCATCGTCGCGGAGAGGACGTGA
- a CDS encoding nuclear transport factor 2 family protein, translating to MDTLTSPKESAVEFLRLAAAGQVDEAFSRFVGQTFRHHNPHFAGDAQSLKAGMRENAARFPHKIFEVQRTIAEGPLVAVHSRVRMQPDSSSIAVVHVFRFEGQKIVELWDIGQPEPATIVNQHGMF from the coding sequence ATGGATACGTTAACGTCGCCCAAGGAATCGGCCGTCGAGTTCTTGCGGCTGGCAGCAGCGGGGCAAGTGGATGAAGCGTTCAGCCGGTTCGTCGGCCAGACATTTCGCCACCATAATCCGCATTTCGCTGGCGATGCACAATCGCTGAAGGCGGGGATGCGCGAGAATGCGGCCCGATTTCCTCACAAGATATTTGAAGTTCAGCGGACCATCGCGGAAGGTCCGCTCGTCGCCGTTCATTCACGGGTCCGAATGCAACCGGATTCGTCGAGCATTGCGGTAGTTCATGTATTCCGGTTCGAAGGGCAAAAGATTGTCGAGCTATGGGACATCGGCCAGCCCGAACCCGCAACAATCGTGAACCAGCATGGCATGTTTTAA
- a CDS encoding SRPBCC domain-containing protein: MSTFRTTRQLAAEPAAVFAAIKDPARLATWWGPDGFSNRFDVFEFRPGGKWVFSMIGPDGKVYPNESVFTEIEADRRVVIRHISQPHFRLTITLEPSSGGTLLRWEQAFDDASVARSIAHIVEPANEQNLDRLSTELGSGNASAA, encoded by the coding sequence ATGAGCACGTTCAGGACCACCCGACAGTTGGCAGCGGAGCCTGCCGCAGTATTCGCCGCAATCAAGGACCCTGCCCGCCTCGCCACATGGTGGGGGCCGGACGGCTTCTCCAACCGCTTCGACGTGTTCGAGTTCAGGCCCGGCGGCAAATGGGTCTTCAGCATGATCGGGCCGGACGGCAAGGTCTATCCCAATGAATCCGTCTTCACGGAAATCGAGGCCGATCGACGGGTTGTGATCCGGCACATCTCCCAACCGCACTTCCGGCTGACCATCACGCTGGAGCCTTCCTCCGGCGGCACGCTGCTTCGCTGGGAGCAGGCGTTCGACGATGCGTCAGTGGCCCGTTCCATTGCCCATATCGTCGAGCCGGCCAACGAGCAAAACCTCGACCGCCTGAGCACGGAGCTTGGGTCAGGAAATGCATCTGCCGCCTGA
- a CDS encoding GDCCVxC domain-containing (seleno)protein, protein MPVILESIITCPACGHSRTEIMPTDACQWFYECGTCHAVLRPKPGDCCVFCSYGSVPCPPVQLAGKSCCGSGSSSAP, encoded by the coding sequence ATGCCGGTCATTCTGGAATCCATCATCACTTGTCCCGCATGCGGTCATTCGCGTACGGAAATCATGCCAACCGACGCCTGCCAGTGGTTCTATGAGTGCGGCACTTGCCATGCCGTGTTGCGTCCGAAACCCGGCGACTGCTGCGTGTTTTGCTCTTACGGTTCGGTTCCGTGCCCGCCGGTCCAGCTCGCAGGCAAGTCCTGCTGCGGTTCCGGCAGTTCGTCGGCGCCCTGA
- a CDS encoding glycosyltransferase produces the protein MRVLVSAAGSHGDVLPFIALGREFAARGHEVILYANPAFRSYAIDAALPFVPISTVEAYRTLFKETDDSNPNKAFKRVGKEIADICPAYYRAMKADILPGRTITVGNSLLFAPRLLRETDGVPCATVHLAPSVFQSNLSPARLAPHWINARTPRLMKRLAWWMLDTMFYDPNITEPLNRFRATLGLHRVERIFRSWIHEADCVVGMFPDWFAEPQDDWPKHVVLAGFPLYDHGEQVPLPRSLDEFIEAGPPPVGFSAGTATATAHRFFKASIEACQEAGLRGILLSPFPEQIPASLPGNILHVNYAPYSALLPKLAAFVHHGGIGSTSQALRVGVPQLIRPVAYDQFDNAQRAVHLGVAKEVLSKKYSGRVVATALNELTADETIRRRCQQVAMRLANGDSVATACDTILDRLGEMMPVPSVDTDRVTAGYLGR, from the coding sequence ATGAGAGTACTGGTTTCCGCAGCCGGCAGTCACGGCGACGTTTTGCCCTTTATTGCGCTCGGCCGGGAATTCGCCGCTCGCGGGCACGAAGTCATCTTGTATGCAAATCCGGCCTTCCGCTCTTATGCGATCGATGCGGCGCTCCCCTTTGTGCCAATAAGCACGGTCGAGGCATACAGAACGCTCTTTAAAGAAACCGACGACAGCAACCCCAACAAAGCGTTCAAGCGTGTGGGAAAAGAAATAGCCGACATCTGCCCCGCCTACTATCGCGCCATGAAAGCGGATATCCTTCCCGGCAGAACAATCACGGTCGGCAATTCCCTGCTGTTTGCGCCGCGCTTGCTGCGGGAAACCGACGGCGTCCCTTGCGCAACCGTCCATCTTGCGCCATCCGTCTTTCAGTCGAATCTGAGCCCGGCACGGCTGGCGCCCCACTGGATCAATGCGCGCACACCGAGGCTCATGAAGCGCTTGGCTTGGTGGATGCTCGACACGATGTTCTACGACCCCAATATTACGGAGCCGTTGAACCGCTTTCGCGCTACGCTTGGCTTGCACCGTGTGGAGCGGATATTTCGTTCCTGGATTCACGAGGCGGATTGTGTGGTCGGCATGTTCCCTGACTGGTTCGCCGAGCCCCAGGACGATTGGCCCAAGCATGTCGTCTTGGCTGGTTTCCCGCTCTATGACCATGGCGAACAGGTCCCGCTGCCTCGGAGCCTTGACGAATTCATCGAGGCTGGACCGCCTCCCGTTGGCTTCTCTGCGGGTACCGCGACGGCTACCGCTCACCGATTTTTCAAAGCCTCTATCGAGGCTTGCCAGGAAGCCGGGTTAAGGGGAATTCTCCTATCGCCTTTCCCTGAGCAAATCCCGGCTTCGCTCCCCGGAAACATCCTTCACGTGAACTATGCGCCGTATAGCGCGCTGCTGCCCAAACTGGCAGCATTTGTCCATCATGGCGGCATCGGATCTACCAGCCAGGCACTACGGGTAGGCGTTCCCCAGCTCATTCGCCCGGTAGCTTACGACCAGTTTGACAATGCACAGCGCGCGGTCCACCTTGGCGTGGCGAAAGAGGTATTATCAAAAAAATATAGCGGGCGAGTCGTTGCGACCGCATTGAATGAGTTAACCGCTGATGAAACGATACGCCGCCGCTGCCAGCAAGTGGCGATGCGCCTTGCCAATGGCGATTCAGTCGCCACTGCCTGTGACACAATTTTGGACCGGCTAGGAGAAATGATGCCTGTTCCATCGGTCGACACCGACCGCGTCACCGCTGGGTATCTTGGCCGGTAA
- a CDS encoding EthD family reductase, producing the protein MVRISILYPNNKGSRFNIPYYVETHMPMSIKLLSAHPGFKGVSVEHGLGGAVPGSEPTFIAMCHFLFNSVEDFLAAFMPNAPVLQADMPNYTDIEPVIQFNEVLISR; encoded by the coding sequence ATGGTAAGAATCAGCATCCTGTACCCAAACAACAAAGGTTCACGGTTCAACATTCCCTATTACGTTGAAACCCACATGCCCATGTCCATCAAGCTGCTGAGTGCTCATCCTGGCTTCAAGGGGGTATCTGTCGAGCATGGCCTTGGTGGCGCAGTTCCGGGATCGGAGCCAACCTTCATTGCAATGTGCCACTTCCTCTTCAATTCCGTCGAAGACTTCCTGGCCGCCTTCATGCCCAACGCGCCGGTGCTTCAAGCAGATATGCCGAATTACACGGATATCGAGCCTGTCATTCAATTCAATGAAGTTCTCATTTCCCGATAG
- a CDS encoding VOC family protein — MFSHIFVGVSDFDRALAFYTPLMEVLGNKLRFCDRERPWAGWESHPEPRPLFLIGVPYDGHPHAPGNGQMAAFLAPTREVVDKAYRVALKTGGLSEGEPGLRPEYHESYYGAYFRDPEGNKLCVVCHNQEA; from the coding sequence GTGTTCTCACACATATTTGTCGGCGTCAGCGACTTTGACCGTGCGCTCGCGTTCTATACGCCACTGATGGAGGTATTAGGCAATAAGCTGCGGTTTTGTGATCGAGAACGTCCATGGGCTGGCTGGGAGTCACATCCAGAACCACGGCCGCTGTTTCTTATCGGAGTGCCGTATGACGGGCATCCGCACGCCCCAGGAAATGGTCAAATGGCGGCATTCCTGGCTCCCACTCGCGAAGTCGTCGATAAAGCCTATCGGGTGGCGTTGAAAACGGGCGGCTTATCCGAGGGCGAGCCGGGCTTGCGACCGGAGTACCATGAGTCCTATTACGGGGCATATTTTAGAGATCCGGAAGGGAACAAGCTTTGTGTTGTCTGCCACAACCAGGAGGCCTAA
- a CDS encoding GNAT family N-acetyltransferase codes for MDFTITRAIADDAPEVAVMVGELLAEIMGAIDVRAFNFDIVETTARLQDFINREKYFVFIARDQGGTPAGFITLYESYALYAEGAFGTIPELYVRPAYRVKRLGMRLLSQAKSFGKSCNWRRLEVTTPPLPQFDRTLAFYEREGFSISGGRKIKMLL; via the coding sequence ATGGACTTTACGATTACGCGAGCAATTGCCGACGATGCCCCGGAAGTGGCTGTAATGGTTGGCGAATTGCTGGCCGAAATCATGGGCGCCATCGATGTTCGGGCGTTTAACTTTGATATCGTTGAGACGACCGCCAGGCTCCAGGATTTTATTAACCGTGAAAAGTACTTTGTGTTTATCGCGCGCGATCAGGGCGGGACTCCGGCGGGATTTATCACTCTTTATGAAAGTTATGCCCTATATGCGGAGGGAGCGTTCGGCACTATTCCCGAGCTGTACGTCCGGCCGGCATACCGCGTTAAGAGATTAGGGATGCGCCTGCTGAGTCAGGCGAAATCCTTTGGCAAATCGTGCAATTGGAGGCGATTAGAGGTTACGACCCCGCCGCTTCCGCAATTCGACAGAACGCTGGCATTTTATGAGCGCGAAGGATTCTCCATCAGCGGTGGACGAAAGATAAAGATGTTGCTGTGA
- a CDS encoding IS3 family transposase (programmed frameshift) has translation MKKRFTDEQIIGFLKQADAGVSVKELCRQHGFSDASFYTWRAKFGGMTVPDAKRLRDLEAENAQLKKLLAESMLDAEALKVGVRPKALNPQAKREMVAAMREKTTISERRACLLVGLSRTVLHYQGKAQPENEQLQARMVELAGERRRFGYRRLHALLRREGIEANHKRIFRLYQGAGLAVKRRRKRHGVAVEREQLVLPSRPNEVWSMDFVSDALANGRRIKVLTIVDDFTKESVDLVAEHGISGHYVVRVLERAAQFRGLPSAIRTDQGPEFTGKALDQWAYQNGVQLKLIEPGKPTQNAYIESFNGRFRDECLNDHWFTSLAEARIRIAAWRRDYNEHRPHSALNYQTPAEFAASCRTNRLPKAGEQERI, from the exons GTGAAGAAGCGGTTTACCGACGAGCAGATTATTGGATTTCTGAAGCAGGCAGATGCCGGCGTATCGGTCAAAGAGCTGTGTCGACAGCATGGCTTTAGCGATGCATCGTTTTACACCTGGCGCGCCAAATTCGGCGGCATGACGGTGCCGGATGCGAAGCGGCTGCGGGACCTGGAAGCAGAGAATGCCCAGCTCAAGAAACTGTTGGCCGAATCAATGCTGGATGCAGAAGCTCTGAAAGTGG GCGTTAGGCCGAAAGCACTGAACCCACAGGCCAAGCGTGAGATGGTCGCAGCGATGCGGGAGAAGACTACGATTTCCGAGCGCCGCGCCTGTCTGCTTGTGGGGCTGTCACGCACTGTCTTGCACTACCAGGGCAAGGCACAACCCGAGAACGAGCAATTGCAGGCTCGCATGGTTGAACTGGCCGGCGAACGCCGCCGCTTTGGCTATCGTCGCCTGCATGCGCTGTTACGACGTGAAGGCATCGAGGCAAATCACAAACGGATCTTTCGTCTTTATCAGGGCGCTGGCCTGGCGGTAAAGCGCCGGCGCAAGCGGCATGGTGTAGCAGTCGAACGGGAGCAACTGGTACTGCCAAGCCGGCCCAATGAAGTATGGTCTATGGATTTCGTCAGCGATGCGCTGGCCAATGGCCGCAGGATCAAGGTGTTGACCATCGTGGACGACTTCACCAAGGAGTCGGTCGACTTGGTGGCTGAGCATGGCATTTCCGGTCACTACGTCGTTCGCGTGCTGGAGCGAGCAGCGCAGTTCCGTGGTTTGCCATCAGCAATCCGAACGGATCAGGGTCCGGAGTTCACCGGCAAGGCATTGGATCAGTGGGCGTATCAGAATGGCGTGCAACTCAAGCTGATTGAGCCGGGCAAGCCAACGCAGAACGCCTACATCGAGAGTTTCAATGGTCGCTTCAGAGATGAATGCCTGAACGACCACTGGTTCACCAGCCTGGCGGAAGCGCGCATTCGAATCGCGGCATGGCGGCGCGATTACAATGAGCATCGGCCGCATAGCGCATTGAACTACCAGACACCAGCCGAATTTGCTGCAAGCTGCCGGACAAACCGGCTGCCAAAGGCCGGCGAGCAGGAAAGAATTTGA